In Juglans microcarpa x Juglans regia isolate MS1-56 chromosome 7D, Jm3101_v1.0, whole genome shotgun sequence, the following are encoded in one genomic region:
- the LOC121240068 gene encoding phototropin-1 isoform X1, translated as MEQSDKQSSLIPPLPRDSRGSLEVFNPSTYSNRPTNPAFRSQPSWKGWLEQPESSPEPDPSSKLSPNSDLAEVTTTSWMALKDPTPPVPPQPAKQSPIAQKTLSAIFNDQDDGEKPTGKRRSASGEVGDAAQRAAEWGLVLKTDTETGKPQGVSVRNSGGGGDDSNNRPGNSRRDSNNSVRSSGELSEDGGKERGIPRVSEDLKDALSTFQQTFVVSDATKPDYPIMYASAGFFKMTGYTSKEVVGRNCRFLQGKDTDPEDVAKIREALESGKSYCGRLLNYKKDGTPFWNLLTISPIKDDAGQLLKFIGMQVEVSKHTEGFKDKMVRPNGLPESLIRYDARQKEMASSSVSELVQAVKRPRALSESINRPLRKSGGGKEEERIESLTRRNSESVAPPRRNSHAGTRSSMQRISELPEKKPKKSGRRSFMGMIRKGQPNIKDSLDFEPPMDGDETDDDDDDERPENVDDKVRKKEMRKGIDLATTLERIEKNFVITDPRLPDNPIIFASDSFLELTEYSREEILGRNCRFLQGPETDPETVRKIREAIDNQTDVTVQLINYTKSGKKFWNLFHLQPMRDQKGEVQYFIGVQLDGSQHVEPLRNCIPEGTAKESEQLIKETAENVDDAVRELPDANLKPEDLWSNHSKVVHPKPHRKYSPSWSAIQKILDDGEQIGLKHFRPIKPLGSGDTGSVHLVELCGTGLCFAMKAMDKNVMLNRNKVHRACAEREILDMLDHPFLPALYASFQTKTHVCLITDYCPGGELFLLLDRQPTKVLKEDAVRFYAAEVVVALEYLHCQGIIYRDLKPENVLLQSNGHVSLTDFDLSCLTCCKPQLLIPRTNEKKKQQNGQQNPIFMAEPMRASNSFVGTEEYIAPEIITGAGHTSEVDWWALGILLYEMFYGYTPFRGKTRQKTFANILQKDLKFPGSIPVSLQAKQLMYRLLHRDPKNRLGSREGANEIKCHPFFRGVNWALVRCMKAPELDAPLFDTTEAEKEAKVVDPELEDLQTNVF; from the exons ATGGAGCAGTCGGATAAGCAATCGTCTCTCATACCACCATTACCCAGAGACTCTCGCGGCTCGCTTGAGGTATTCAATCCCTCCACCTACTCCAACAGGCCAACCAACCCGGCCTTCCGGTCGCAGCCGTCGTGGAAGGGCTGGTTAGAGCAACCTGAGAGTAGTCCCGAACCGGACCCCTCCTCCAAGCTCTCCCCCAATTCGGATCTCGCCGAGGTAACCACCACCTCATGGATGGCCCTCAAGGACCCCACCCCACCAGTGCCACCACAACCGGCGAAACAATCACCGATAGCCCAGAAGACCCTCTCGGCCATCTTCAACGATCAAGACGATGGCGAGAAACCGACGGGGAAGAGGCGATCAGCATCGGGAGAAGTCGGCGACGCAGCCCAACGAGCGGCCGAGTGGGGTTTGGTCTTGAAAACTGACACCGAGACCGGCAAGCCGCAGGGGGTCTCTGTTAGGAATTCAGGTGGCGGGGGAGATGACTCGAACAATAGGCCGGGAAACTCCAGAAGAGACTCGAATAACTCGGTGCGAAGCTCGGGCGAACTTTCAGAAGAtggagggaaagagagagggattCCGAGGGTATCAGAGGACTTAAAGGACGCGTTATCGACATTCCAGCAAACATTCGTGGTCTCGGACGCGACAAAACCGGATTATCCGATAATGTACGCGAGTGCTGGGTTCTTCAAGATGACCGGTTATACATCCAAAGAGGTTGTCGGTCGGAACTG CCGGTTTTTACAGGGGAAGGATACGGATCCAGAAGACGTGGCAAAGATAAGGGAAGCATTGGAGAGTGGGAAGAGTTATTGTGGAAGGCTGTTGAATTACAAGAAGGATGGGACCCCCTTTTGGAATTTACTCACTATTTCCCCCATCAAAGATGACGCTGGACAACTCCTTAAATTTATCGG AATGCAAGTGGAGGTCAGCAAGCATACAGAGGGATTTAAGGATAAGATGGTGCGTCCTAATGGATTGCCAGAATCATTGATTCGATATGATG CTCGTCAGAAAGAGATGGCCTCAAGTTCAGTATCTGAGCTTGTGCAGGCAGTGAAGAGACCTCGTGCACTCAGTGAATCGATAAATCGACCCTTGAGGAAATCAGGAGGTGGGAAGGAAGAGGAGAGAATTGAATCACTAACAAGGAGAAACTCTGAGAGCGTTGCTCCACCTAGAAGGAACTCACATGCTGGTACTAGAAGTTCAATGCAGCGCATCAGTGAGCTACCCGAAAAGAAACCGAAAAAATCTGGTCGTCGTTCTTTTATGGG GATGATTAGGAAAGGTCAACCCAACATTAAGGACAGCCTTGATTTTGAACCTCCTATGGATGGTGATGAgactgatgatgatgatgatgatgagaggCCTGAGAATGTTGATGACAAAGtaagaaagaaggaaatgagAAAGGGTATTGATCTTGCTACTACACTCGAGCGTATAGAGAAGAACTTTGTCATTACGGATCCAAGACTTCCTGATAATCCCATT ATTTTTGCATCCGATAGCTTCTTAGAACTTACAGAGTATAGTCGTGAAGAAATCCTGGGAAGAAATTGCAG GTTTCTGCAAGGACCTGAAACTGATCCGGAAACTGTGAGGAAAATAAGAGAGGCAATTGACAACCAGACAGATGTCACTGTCCAACTCATTAACTACACAAAGAGCG GTAAAAAGTTCTGGAACCTGTTTCATTTGCAGCCAATGCGCGATCAAAAA GGAGAAGTACAGTATTTTATTGGGGTACAGTTGGATGGAAGTCAGCATGTTGAGCCACTTCGCAACTGCATTCCTGAAGGCACTGCAAAAGAGAGTGAACAACTG ATTAAAGAAACTGCAGAAAATGTTGATGATGCAGTGAGAGAGCTTCCGGATGCCAATTTG AAACCGGAAGATTTGTGGAGTAACCATTCTAAGGTGGTTCATCCAAAACCTCATAGGAAGTACAGCCCCTCATGGAGCGCTATCCAAAAG ATTCTCGATGATGGAGAACAGATAGGCTTGAAACATTTCAGGCCAATAAAGCCCTTGGGATCCGGAGATACTGGGAG TGTGCATTTGGTGGAATTGTGTGGAACTGGTCTGTGTTTTGCCATGAAGGCTATGGATAAAAATGTTATGCTCAATCGTAACAAG GTGCATAGAGCTTGTGCAGAGAGGGAAATCCTTGACATGTTAGATCATCCTTTTCTTCCTGCACTGTATGCTTCATTCCAG ACCAAAACACATGTTTGTCTGATAACTGATTACTGCCCTGGTGGAGAACTCTTCCTGCTTTTAGACAGACAGCCCACGAAGGTCCTGAAGGAAGATGCAGTGAG ATTTTATGCTGCAGAGGTAGTTGTTGCATTGGAGTACCTTCACTGTCAGG GGATAATTTACAGGGATTTAAAGCCTGAAAATGTTTTACTCCAGAGCAATGGTCACGTATCCTTGACAGATTTTGATTTGTCATGTTTGACATGTTGTAAACCACAG CTTTTGATTCCAAGgacaaatgaaaagaaaaaacaacagaATGGTCAACAGAATCCAATTTTCATGGCAGAGCCTATGCGAGCATCAAACTCTTTTGTTGGCACCGAGGAATACATAGCTCCG GAAATCATCACTGGGGCAGGCCATACTAGTGAGGTGGACTGGTGGGCTCTTG GTATTCTTCTGTACGAGATGTTCTATGGATATACACCATTTAGGGGAAAGACTAGGCAAAAGACTTTTGCcaatattcttcaaaaagatctTAAATTTCCAGGAAGTATACCG GTAAGTCTCCAAGCAAAGCAGTTAATGTATAGGCTCTTGCACAGGGATCCCAAAAACAGATTGGGTTCTCGGGAAGGGGCAAATGAGATTAAGTGTCACCCTTTCTTCCGGGGTGTCAATTGGGCTCTAGTTCGCTGCATG AAAGCTCCTGAGCTTGATGCTCCTCTCTTTGACACAACTGAGGCTGAGAAGGAAGCAAAAGTTGTGGATCCTGAATTAGAGGATCTCCAGACAAATGTTTTCTAG
- the LOC121240068 gene encoding phototropin-1 isoform X2 has translation MEQSDKQSSLIPPLPRDSRGSLEVFNPSTYSNRPTNPAFRSQPSWKGWLEQPESSPEPDPSSKLSPNSDLAEVTTTSWMALKDPTPPVPPQPAKQSPIAQKTLSAIFNDQDDGEKPTGKRRSASGEVGDAAQRAAEWGLVLKTDTETGKPQGVSVRNSGGGGDDSNNRPGNSRRDSNNSVRSSGELSEDGGKERGIPRVSEDLKDALSTFQQTFVVSDATKPDYPIMYASAGFFKMTGYTSKEVVGRNCRFLQGKDTDPEDVAKIREALESGKSYCGRLLNYKKDGTPFWNLLTISPIKDDAGQLLKFIGMQVEVSKHTEGFKDKMVRPNGLPESLIRYDARQKEMASSSVSELVQAVKRPRALSESINRPLRKSGGGKEEERIESLTRRNSESVAPPRRNSHAGTRSSMQRISELPEKKPKKSGRRSFMGMIRKGQPNIKDSLDFEPPMDGDETDDDDDDERPENVDDKVRKKEMRKGIDLATTLERIEKNFVITDPRLPDNPIIFASDSFLELTEYSREEILGRNCRFLQGPETDPETVRKIREAIDNQTDVTVQLINYTKSGKKFWNLFHLQPMRDQKGEVQYFIGVQLDGSQHVEPLRNCIPEGTAKESEQLIKETAENVDDAVRELPDANLKPEDLWSNHSKVVHPKPHRKYSPSWSAIQKILDDGEQIGLKHFRPIKPLGSGDTGSVHLVELCGTGLCFAMKAMDKNVMLNRNKVHRACAEREILDMLDHPFLPALYASFQTKTHVCLITDYCPGGELFLLLDRQPTKVLKEDAVRFYAAEVVVALEYLHCQGIIYRDLKPENVLLQSNGHVSLTDFDLSCLTCCKPQLLIPRTNEKKKQQNGQQNPIFMAEPMRASNSFVGTEEYIAPEIITGAGHTSEVDWWALGILLYEMFYGYTPFRGKTRQKTFANILQKDLKFPGSIPVSLQAKQLMYRLLHRDPKNRLGSREGANEIKCHPFFRGVNWALVRCMKAPELDAPLFDTTEAEKEAKVVDPELEDLQTNVF, from the exons ATGGAGCAGTCGGATAAGCAATCGTCTCTCATACCACCATTACCCAGAGACTCTCGCGGCTCGCTTGAGGTATTCAATCCCTCCACCTACTCCAACAGGCCAACCAACCCGGCCTTCCGGTCGCAGCCGTCGTGGAAGGGCTGGTTAGAGCAACCTGAGAGTAGTCCCGAACCGGACCCCTCCTCCAAGCTCTCCCCCAATTCGGATCTCGCCGAGGTAACCACCACCTCATGGATGGCCCTCAAGGACCCCACCCCACCAGTGCCACCACAACCGGCGAAACAATCACCGATAGCCCAGAAGACCCTCTCGGCCATCTTCAACGATCAAGACGATGGCGAGAAACCGACGGGGAAGAGGCGATCAGCATCGGGAGAAGTCGGCGACGCAGCCCAACGAGCGGCCGAGTGGGGTTTGGTCTTGAAAACTGACACCGAGACCGGCAAGCCGCAGGGGGTCTCTGTTAGGAATTCAGGTGGCGGGGGAGATGACTCGAACAATAGGCCGGGAAACTCCAGAAGAGACTCGAATAACTCGGTGCGAAGCTCGGGCGAACTTTCAGAAGAtggagggaaagagagagggattCCGAGGGTATCAGAGGACTTAAAGGACGCGTTATCGACATTCCAGCAAACATTCGTGGTCTCGGACGCGACAAAACCGGATTATCCGATAATGTACGCGAGTGCTGGGTTCTTCAAGATGACCGGTTATACATCCAAAGAGGTTGTCGGTCGGAACTG CCGGTTTTTACAGGGGAAGGATACGGATCCAGAAGACGTGGCAAAGATAAGGGAAGCATTGGAGAGTGGGAAGAGTTATTGTGGAAGGCTGTTGAATTACAAGAAGGATGGGACCCCCTTTTGGAATTTACTCACTATTTCCCCCATCAAAGATGACGCTGGACAACTCCTTAAATTTATCGG AATGCAAGTGGAGGTCAGCAAGCATACAGAGGGATTTAAGGATAAGATGGTGCGTCCTAATGGATTGCCAGAATCATTGATTCGATATGATG CTCGTCAGAAAGAGATGGCCTCAAGTTCAGTATCTGAGCTTGTGCAGGCAGTGAAGAGACCTCGTGCACTCAGTGAATCGATAAATCGACCCTTGAGGAAATCAGGAGGTGGGAAGGAAGAGGAGAGAATTGAATCACTAACAAGGAGAAACTCTGAGAGCGTTGCTCCACCTAGAAGGAACTCACATGCTGGTACTAGAAGTTCAATGCAGCGCATCAGTGAGCTACCCGAAAAGAAACCGAAAAAATCTGGTCGTCGTTCTTTTATGGG GATGATTAGGAAAGGTCAACCCAACATTAAGGACAGCCTTGATTTTGAACCTCCTATGGATGGTGATGAgactgatgatgatgatgatgatgagaggCCTGAGAATGTTGATGACAAAGtaagaaagaaggaaatgagAAAGGGTATTGATCTTGCTACTACACTCGAGCGTATAGAGAAGAACTTTGTCATTACGGATCCAAGACTTCCTGATAATCCCATT ATTTTTGCATCCGATAGCTTCTTAGAACTTACAGAGTATAGTCGTGAAGAAATCCTGGGAAGAAATTGCAG GTTTCTGCAAGGACCTGAAACTGATCCGGAAACTGTGAGGAAAATAAGAGAGGCAATTGACAACCAGACAGATGTCACTGTCCAACTCATTAACTACACAAAGAGCG GTAAAAAGTTCTGGAACCTGTTTCATTTGCAGCCAATGCGCGATCAAAAA GGAGAAGTACAGTATTTTATTGGGGTACAGTTGGATGGAAGTCAGCATGTTGAGCCACTTCGCAACTGCATTCCTGAAGGCACTGCAAAAGAGAGTGAACAACTG ATTAAAGAAACTGCAGAAAATGTTGATGATGCAGTGAGAGAGCTTCCGGATGCCAATTTG AAACCGGAAGATTTGTGGAGTAACCATTCTAAGGTGGTTCATCCAAAACCTCATAGGAAGTACAGCCCCTCATGGAGCGCTATCCAAAAG ATTCTCGATGATGGAGAACAGATAGGCTTGAAACATTTCAGGCCAATAAAGCCCTTGGGATCCGGAGATACTGGGAG TGTGCATTTGGTGGAATTGTGTGGAACTGGTCTGTGTTTTGCCATGAAGGCTATGGATAAAAATGTTATGCTCAATCGTAACAAG GTGCATAGAGCTTGTGCAGAGAGGGAAATCCTTGACATGTTAGATCATCCTTTTCTTCCTGCACTGTATGCTTCATTCCAG ACCAAAACACATGTTTGTCTGATAACTGATTACTGCCCTGGTGGAGAACTCTTCCTGCTTTTAGACAGACAGCCCACGAAGGTCCTGAAGGAAGATGCAGTGAG ATTTTATGCTGCAGAGGTAGTTGTTGCATTGGAGTACCTTCACTGTCAGG GGATAATTTACAGGGATTTAAAGCCTGAAAATGTTTTACTCCAGAGCAATGGTCACGTATCCTTGACAGATTTTGATTTGTCATGTTTGACATGTTGTAAACCACAG CTTTTGATTCCAAGgacaaatgaaaagaaaaaacaacagaATGGTCAACAGAATCCAATTTTCATGGCAGAGCCTATGCGAGCATCAAACTCTTTTGTTGGCACCGAGGAATACATAGCTCCG GAAATCATCACTGGGGCAGGCCATACTAGTGAGGTGGACTGGTGGGCTCTTG GTATTCTTCTGTACGAGATGTTCTATGGATATACACCATTTAGGGGAAAGACTAGGCAAAAGACTTTTGCcaatattcttcaaaaagatctTAAATTTCCAGGAAGTATACCG GTAAGTCTCCAAGCAAAGCAGTTAATGTATAGGCTCTTGCACAGGGATCCCAAAAACAGATTGGGTTCTCGGGAAGGGGCAAATGAGATTAAGTGTCACCCTTTCTTCCGGGGTGTCAATTGGGCTCTAGTTCGCTGCATG AAAGCTCCTGAGCTTGATGCTCCTCTCTTTGACACAACTGAGGCTGAGAAGGAAGCAAAAGTTGTGGATCCTGAATTAGAGGATCTCCAGACAAATGTTTTCTA A
- the LOC121239190 gene encoding probable serine/threonine-protein kinase PBL5 yields MGCFRCTGESSKNSEHKNKTRSNKKSKPGDRTASGALKVNPNVDVKDSDVKKELEYKDNQLALDVKGLNLKEISKDGKTIGDLAQQTLTFDELAAATGNFRSDCFLGEGGFGKVYKGHLDKINQDVAIKQLDRNGCQGIREFVVEVLTLSPVDHPNLVKLIGFCAEGDQRLLVYEYMPLGSLENHLHDLPPGRKVIDWNTRMKIAAGAARGLEYLHDKMKPAVIYRDLKCSNILLGEGYHPKLSDFGLAKVGPSGDKTHVSTRVMGTYGYCAPDYAMTGQLTVKSDIYSFGVVLLELITGRKAIDPAKTAREQNLVAWARPLFKDRKRFSQMVDPLLQGQYPMRGLYQALAISAMCVQEQPNMRPVIGDVVTALNYLASQKYDPQIHHVQNSRTSPSSPNVRRDTDKRQVAGTGPEGENE; encoded by the exons ATGGGTTGCTTTCGCTGCACAGGGGAATCAAGCAAAAACTCGGAGCATAAGAACAAAACTCGTAGTAACAAGAAGAGTAAGCCCGGCGATAGAACCGCTTCAG GTGCATTGAAAGTCAACCCAAATGTGGATGTAAAGGATTCTGATGTGAAAAAGGAATTAGAGTATAAGGATAACCAACTAGCTTTGGATGTAAAGGGTTTAAATTTGAAGGAGATTTCAAAGGATGGAAAAACTATTGGCGATCTAGCACAACAGACATTAACCTTTGACGAACTAGCAGCTGCAACTGGCAATTTCCGGTCAGACTGCTTTCTAGGCGAAGGAGGTTTTGGAAAAGTTTACAAGGGGCACTTGGACAAAATCAATCAG GATGTAGCTATCAAGCAACTTGACCGCAATGGATGCCAAGGGATCAGGGAATTCGTTGTTGAAGTTTTAACATTAAGTCCAGTTGACCACCCCAATCTTGTCAAATTAATTGGTTTTTGTGCTGAGGGAGATCAGAGGCTATTGGTTTACGAGTACATGCCGTTAGGATCTTTGGAAAACCATTTGCATG ATCTACCACCTGGTAGGAAAGTAATTGATTGGAACACAAGAATGAAAATAGCAGCTGGTGCAGCAAGGGGCTTGGAGTATTTGCACGATAAAATGAAACCTGCTGTTATATACCGTGATCTGAAGTGCTCGAACATTTTGCTTGGTGAAGGTTATCACCCAAAGCTATCTGATTTTGGATTGGCCAAAGTTGGGCCGAGTGGCGATAAGACCCATGTTTCCACAAGGGTTATGGGCACATATGGATACTGTGCACCGGATTATGCAATGACAGGCCAGTTGACAGTTAAATCAGATATTTACAGTTTTGGGGTTGTTCTTTTGGAACTCATCACAGGCAGGAAAGCAATTGATCCTGCCAAAACTGCTAGGGAGCAAAATCTGGTTGCATGG GCACGGCCTTTGTTCAAGGATCGGAAGAGATTCTCACAAATGGTTGATCCGCTGCTTCAAGGTCAATATCCTATGAGAGGTTTGTACCAAGCTCTTGCAATTTCTGCAATGTGCGTGCAGGAGCAGCCTAACATGCGACCCGTCATAGGTGATGTGGTTACGGCTCTTAATTACCTTGCTTCCCAAAAATATGATCCCCAAATCCATCATGTCCAAAACTCTCGGACGAGTCCATCATCTCCTAATGTTAGAAGGGACACCGATAAAAGACAAGTTGCAGGAACTGGACCGGAGGGAGAGAATGAGTAG